Within the Acidobacteriota bacterium genome, the region GCGGGTACGGGTACCTGACCTATGCGACGGCATGGCCGGCCTACCTGCCCGGCTCATTTACGGGCGGTATTATCTACCTGAGCGGCGACGACCCCGGGACCGGCGACCATGAAGGCTGGGATCCGGTGTTTGCTCGCTGGCCCAAGTGGAGCGAATCATTCATCTACACGCTTGCGAATGAACGCGCGGTCGCTTACTGGACGAACTTCATTTCCCTGCATGCGGGTGTTCGTTTCGATCTGCCGGATGACATGCAATTGCACCTGGTCTATCGTCACCTGATGGCGCCCGAAAGCCCGGACGCATCGGCCGGTTTCCCCTATGGAACCGGCAAAACCCGGGGGGACATGCTGATTGCGAAACTGGACTTCCGTATCAGCAAGTACCTGTCCGGCCACATTCTGTGGGAGAGTTTCAACCCCGGGAACTACTACTTCAGCCGGGCGAACCGCTACCCCTACGACAGGGCGGACCCCTACCACTGGGCCCGGGTCGAGTTCCTGTTCAAGATATAGAGTCCCCTCCCCGGTCCGGGACACCTCCGGCGGCCGGGGCGGGTCTGAAAAGGCTGAACACGGGATTAACCACGAGAGAGACTATCATGCCGATTGTCCCCGCCTGGGGGGAAGGCGTCCCCTGGAGGTAGGTGATCAGGCAGGCGGCCAGACCCAGTACCGAGGAGGAGATGGCGCCGAATGCGTTCACTCTCTTGCTGAACAATCCCCAGATGAAGGGTCCGAGAAAGACTGAACCGATAGCCCCCCAGGAGATTCCGAGGATGGTGACGATCGTGCTGGGCCTGAAATAAGCCAGGACGACCGACAGGAGCACGAAGAAGGCACTCAGGATTCTCATCAGGGCGGTCAACCGCCTGTCCGATACCTGCGTGTTGATGAATCCCGCATACAGGTCCTTGGCCACCGACGAACTGGAGACCAGCACCAGTGCCGCCAGGGTCGACATCGAGGCCGCCAGAATCAGCAACAGAATCAGAACGGACAGGGATTGCGGAATGACGTTGGCCAGCAGTTCAGGCATCAGGACGTCGAATATCGGTTTTCCGTCGGCGAAGGCCTTTGGGGTGACCTCAGGTGAGAGGAAAAAGCGCGTGGTGGCACCCGTAAAATACCCGATGCCGGTGATGAGCACCGCGAAGACGGTAGACGCCACCATGCCGATCCGGATCGAGCGTTTGTCCTTGATGGCGTAGAACTTCTGGACCAGTTGCGGCATGGCGAAGGGCGCCACGCTGGTCAGAAACACCAGGGAGAAAAGCGGCCACAGGCCGGGTGGCCCGACCGCCCGGGTCAGTTTCGGGTCGATAGACGAAAGCCCGGCCGTAATGCCGGCAAGGCCGCCGGCCTTGTCGACGGTGCTCCACAGCAGAATGAGCACGCCGACGATCATGATCATGCCGAAGGTGACGTCGATAATAGTCATCGACTTGTACCCGCCCATCACTAGATACAAAGCGGTGAAGAGTCCCATGAACAGCAACGCTATGGGGTAACCTACGTTGAAGTTCGACTGGAAGAGGTACGAGAGGCCGATGAACACGGCAGCCGAGTAAGGAATGAAGAACACGAATATGGACGCCGACGAGAACAGCTTCAGGAACCTGCTGTTGTACCGCTTCTCCAGAAACTCGGGCATGGTGGCCACCTGGTACTGCACGGACATTGCTTTGATTCTGGCCCCGAGCAGCCACCAGACCGCCAGCACCCCGAGTAAGGAATTTCCGACGGCAATCCACAGGCCGGAGTAACCGAAACCCCAACCAACCTTGCCGGCAAAGCCGATAAAGAGAACCGCCGAGAAATAGGCTGTCCCGTATGTGAATGCCGTCATCCAGGGGCCGACTTTACCGCCGCCCAGAAAAAAGTCCGAAAAAGACCGGGTTCTTCTTAACCCGACGACACCGATCAGCAGGGTCATCAGGGCAAACGCCGCAATTACAATCGCCTTTACAAGCATCTTTTCTCCCCGGTTCGTTCAGTACGCGAGATGGACTTTGTCATCGGGGCAGTCTGGTTACCGGGATGGTGGGTCGGGGCTTGTTCAAGGAGCATAACGCCTGTCCACGGTCGCTGTTGCGTGAAGTTCAGTCTCAAGGTAAGTAAGGTTAGTAATGACGTTGGGAGAACACAAGTATCAAAACCGATCCGGGATGCTTTGAAGCTTCATTGATTCGGGAACGCCGCCACGCGCCCGCCCAATTGTGACCGATTAGGTCATGTTATCACGTGGTCACTTTTCAGGAAACGAGGTGCCGGCAAGGTGGCGGCCTCGGGTGTGCTCCAGGACCCGGACCGGTTGCAGCCGGGTCGAACGGGCGTCTTGCGTACGGTGCTTAGCGGAGGACTGTCAGTGCGGCCGGCCTCTTCAGCCGCAACGGTAGTCAGCCAATGAGCTGCGAAAAGTCATCGTACGGGATTACCGGCCAGGTTTCCGTTTCGAGGATGCCCAGGTTGTTGATGTCGGCGGCCACCCTGAAGGCCACTGCCTGGTCAGGGGCATCGAAGATAGCCAGGTAATCGTACCGTCCGAGAGTCGCGTACAGGTCCTGGACTTTCACGCTGTGCTTGGCGAAGACCTCGAGCGACTCACTGACCTGGTTGGAGAGGTCGGGGTGCAGCTTCTTGGCGTTCGGGTTGATGGTCAGAGCCATGATAAAGGACACCATAGATGCTCCTTGGGCTTACAGATTGTAGCCTACTATACAAGAATGACGGGCGGCCATCAACGGATATGTTTCCGGGGCGTTGCCGCACCCTGCCGGGACCGGTCCGGCCAGGACCTACTTCAACAGCATCATCTTTCGCGTCTCGACGTAATCCCCGGCCTGAAGGCGGTACAGATATAGTCCGGTTGCGACAGGTTCGTTGTGCGCGTCGACGCCATTCCACTCAGCTTCGTATTGTCCCGGGGGGAGTGTACGGCTGACCAGGGTGACGACCTCCTGACCCAGGACGTTGAGTACGGTAAGCCTGACGTGCGTGACGCGCGGCAACGAGAACTGGACCCTCGTGCTCGGGTTGAACGGGTTCGGGTAGTTCTGTTCAAGGCTGTAGGTCTCCGGTAGAATGCTGCCCGGGACCGGCTCCACGTCGGTTCCGATCTGATTGAGCAGAACCGACAGGCTGTCGCTGCCTGCGTTTGCGGTCACGACGTCCATTGTGCCGTTCCCGTTGAGGTCGGCGGCAAAAAGGCCGTGTGGGTTGGAGCCTGCCGCATAGACCGCCTGCGGGGCGAACGTACCGTCGCCGTTGCTGGCCAGTACGGAGACGTTGTAGTTGTAGTAATTGGTAGCAGCCAGGTCGGGGTCACCATCGCCGTCGAAGTCGGCTGCCACGACCACCCGGGGACCCTCTCCGACCGCATACGGCGTGTACGCCTCAAAGGTACCGTCACCATTGTTAAGCAGCACCGAGACACTCTCGTTGTAATGACTGACCGCTGCCAGGTCCATGTCGCCATCAGCGTCGAGATCCGAAGCGCACACAAACTGGGCGCCGAGACCGGCGGCGAAATCAGTCTTCGCGGCGAAGGTGCCATCCCCGTTGTTCAATAGGATCGACACGGAACCGACCGTATCAGGAGGACCCGACCAGTTGCTCACCGCCAGGTCCATATCCCCGTCGGTGTCGAGGTCAGCCGCCACGATCCCCGCCGCGTCGCCGGTCGGATATGAGCCGCTGTTGGTGAACGTACCGTCGCCGGCGTTCAGCAGGATGGTCGCGGCATCGGAGTCGGCGTTTGTGACGGCCAGATCGAGGTCCGCGTCGCGGTCCAGGTCGACCGCGCACAGGAACGTCGGCCTGCCGCCTATCGAAAACGCTGTCTGAGCTTCGAAGGACCCGTCTCCCCTGCCCAGAAGGACAGAAACATCATCTGACAGCTCGTTTGCCGTAGCCAGGTCAGGATGGCCGTCGGCGTCCAGGTCGGCGGCGATGACTGCAACGGGATCGTCACCTGCCGGATAAGCGGAAAACGGGACCAAAGTGCCCTCTCCATCGTTCAGGAGGACGGAGACGCTGTTGGACGACCGATTGGCGGTTACCGCGTCGAGATCGCCATCGTCGTCGAGGTCCGCCACCGCCACCGACATCGGCTCATCGCCGACCGCGTAGCTGACCTGCGGTTCGAAGTAGCCGGCCTCGTGCGCGGCGGTTGCCGTGAATGACCAGCAATGGCTGCTCTCGAGGGGCAGGCCGTGATACGACAAGATGTCTGTGGTCAATGTAACGGTGACGACCTCTCCGGCGGGCCAGTCGGTCGCCGGATCAAAAGTCACCGTTCGCGTCTGGTCATCGTAGCTGTAAATCCCGTCGTACAACCCCATACTCGTGCCGTTGACGGGCATGGTCGCAGAATCAAAAACTGCCCCGTCCATGTCGATGTCGAAGGTTACCGAAACGGGAGCGGATACGGGCACATTCAGGGCATTCTGGACCGGTCCATGGGCGAGAAAGTGGGGAATGTTCGTGTTTATGAGAATCGAGACGTTCCCTGCGCCGTAGCCTGCCGTGGCGACGTCGAGGTCTCCGTCTCCGTCAAAGTCGGCCGCAACGACGGCGGCCGGTCCCGGGGCAACTTCGTAGCTGGACCTCGGGGGGAACGTCGCGCTCCCGTTGTTGAAAAAGAGGGATATCGTGCCCGAGCGTGTGTTCCCGATTATTACGTCCTGTGAGCCGTCGCCGGTGAGATCGGCCGCGTACGCCGTCCACGGTTCGCCGCCGACGCCATAGGTCATCTGGGGGGCAAAGGTGGCGTTGCCGTTATTCTTGACGAAGGACATGCTGCCTGAGTCAGTCGGCCAGGAGCTGTTGGCGGAAACCAGGTCGGCATCACCGTCGCCGTCAAGGTCGGTCACGTAAATCTCGCGAGGATCAGGGCCGAGATAGTATTTCTCGGACCAGGTGAAGGCACCGGTCCCGTCATTCAGCAGGACTATAGCGCTTTGCCACACGCCCCAGACCGGTGTGACCAGGTCCATGTCGCCGTCGTTGTCAAGATCGGCAGCGCAGACCCCCCACGGAGAAGGGCCGACATAGTAATCAGTACGGGGGGCAAAAGTCCCGTCGCCGTTGTTCAGCAGCACGGAGACATTGTCCGGATCCCCATTTGAAACAATGAGGTCCAGGTGGCCATCGCCGTCGATATCCTCAATCTCGATTGCCGTCGAGTAGCTCCCGACCGGGTAAACAGAATCGGGTGTGAATGTGCCGTCACCATTGTTGAACAGCACGGTCGCGCTGCTTTCCATGCGGTCGGCCGTGGCCAGGTCAAGATCACCATCGCGGTCCAGATCGCCCGCATGAATTGATATCGGCGAGGCGCCCACCGGGTAAGTGGCATCCAGGGCAAATGTACCTTCCCCGTTGTTCAGAAGAACGGACGCCTGGTTGTCATAGTAAAGAGCACCCGCCAGGTCCTGATCACCGTCGCCGTCGAGATCAGCGGCATAAATCTGGTAGGGGCGGCCGCCGGCTGGATAGTCGACGTGCGGTGCGAAGATGCCCGTACCGGTATCGGCTGCTGCCGTGAACGACCAGGAAAAGCTGTTCTCAAGGGGGGACCCGCCGGATGACTGGATGCCCGTTGTCAGCACAACCGTCACGACTTCACCCACGGTGAAGACCTCAGCCGGTGTGAAGGAGGCCGTGCTTGTCCCGCCATCATAGTTGATGACCCCGCTCTTGAAACCTGCGGATCGCGTGTTAACCACGAAGGTGGTTACGTCGATGGTCGCCCCGTTCATATCGGTATCAAAGGTCACCGAAATGTCCGCTGTTGTCGGCACGTGGAGTCCGTGCTGAGACGGCGAGGTGGATACGACCTGCGGGCCCTGGGCGAAAACGGGTCCGCGTAGAACGAAAGCCGCAAGCGGGAGCGCTGCGGCGGCAAGCCGAAAAAGTCTGCGCATGTTCCCTCCCTTAAGGTGAAACGCCTGACTAACCCTGCGCACTGAACTTATCTAATGATCTGACAGAGACTGACCAACTGAATGATACGTTTGAAGTACACACGCTGCCTGTCGCTACTGACGAGTGACATCGGGCGCGAGTTCTTGGCCCGGGGTCATCAGGCGGAGCGTGATGCACCTCGCGCTTATCTAATTTTACCGATTTTGTCCAAAATGTCAAGCTCGCAGGCGACACCAATGCCGGCACGTGCTTTGGAAGAGCAACAGCCTGGCGGTCATGACACTCGTTGAGCCGTTACATAGGCCAACGGCGGCGTCCCCCGGAAGACGTCCTCGTTGACCACGACAAAGCCGCTGTGACCGATAAGCTCCGTAAAGCTCTTCACGGTGAACTTCTGGTAGGCTCTGAAACCCGCCAGGCTCACGACGGCCGAGGCAATTCGGGAGCGCAGGTTCTCCCCATGGCAGTAACTGAGGGCAAAGAGGGTCCCGTCCGGTTTCAGTACGCGGTGAATTTGCTCAAGCGCCCGCTGAGGGGCTTTCATGACGTGGAGCGAGTTGACGCACAGGACGACGTCGACCCGGCCCCCCTCGAATTCAAGATCGTAAGCGTTCTGCACCGTGAAGGTGACGTTGGTGATGCGTTCCTGGACGGCTTTGCGTCGTGCAATCTCGATCATTTCCGGGGCGATATCGACGGCGTCGACGGTCTGTACCTTCCGGGCGAGAGCCAGGGCAATGGTGCCGGTGCCGGTGGCCACCTCGAGCAGATGTTCAGCATACGGCACGTCCCATATCAGTCGGTCTACAACGTCCCCGTAGTCGGGCAGAAACCTGGCCATGAAGCCGTCATAATGGCGCGCGAAGCGCCTCCAGAAGCCAATGTTGTCTGCCTGCACGTCTTTCCGCGAATGCCCAGGTCGGATTGAATATGGTAACGGTACAAGGACCGGCGGTTCAGGTCAAGCCCGATGAACCCCGCGGGCGGAACTGCAACCACAGACAGGAACCAGACTCCTGTGCCGGGCGGTTCCCCGGGCGGGCGAATCGGGCGGGGCCCTTGCAGGCAGAGTAATATGCTATATAACAATCAGTTAGGGTGTCACTCGGCCGATCCGCGGCAGGGTGGGCGGCCAGGACATTCCGCCGCATACTCTTAATATTTAAGAGGATTCCTGGGATGTTGTCGGCGAGGCGAGTTGGAGCGGCCCTGAACCCGTGCCGGGACTGCCAGGAAGTAGGAAAAAAGCTCCAAACAATACAAAGATCATCTAAGAAATCCCTTGACAATTCCGGGGTTTTGGCTACCTTCCTAAAAGAAGATAAAGAATAGGGATATGGTCTATTATCGGACAGCTGGTGCCTGCTTCTTTCTCTATGCGAAATTGTGAAAGGGTTCACAATCCCGCCCCCGTTGCCGCCCGTTTCAGCCCGGT harbors:
- a CDS encoding sodium:solute symporter; translation: MLVKAIVIAAFALMTLLIGVVGLRRTRSFSDFFLGGGKVGPWMTAFTYGTAYFSAVLFIGFAGKVGWGFGYSGLWIAVGNSLLGVLAVWWLLGARIKAMSVQYQVATMPEFLEKRYNSRFLKLFSSASIFVFFIPYSAAVFIGLSYLFQSNFNVGYPIALLFMGLFTALYLVMGGYKSMTIIDVTFGMIMIVGVLILLWSTVDKAGGLAGITAGLSSIDPKLTRAVGPPGLWPLFSLVFLTSVAPFAMPQLVQKFYAIKDKRSIRIGMVASTVFAVLITGIGYFTGATTRFFLSPEVTPKAFADGKPIFDVLMPELLANVIPQSLSVLILLLILAASMSTLAALVLVSSSSVAKDLYAGFINTQVSDRRLTALMRILSAFFVLLSVVLAYFRPSTIVTILGISWGAIGSVFLGPFIWGLFSKRVNAFGAISSSVLGLAACLITYLQGTPSPQAGTIGMIVSLVVNPVFSLFRPAPAAGGVPDRGGDSIS
- a CDS encoding GYD domain-containing protein; the protein is MVSFIMALTINPNAKKLHPDLSNQVSESLEVFAKHSVKVQDLYATLGRYDYLAIFDAPDQAVAFRVAADINNLGILETETWPVIPYDDFSQLIG
- a CDS encoding FG-GAP-like repeat-containing protein, with the protein product MRRLFRLAAAALPLAAFVLRGPVFAQGPQVVSTSPSQHGLHVPTTADISVTFDTDMNGATIDVTTFVVNTRSAGFKSGVINYDGGTSTASFTPAEVFTVGEVVTVVLTTGIQSSGGSPLENSFSWSFTAAADTGTGIFAPHVDYPAGGRPYQIYAADLDGDGDQDLAGALYYDNQASVLLNNGEGTFALDATYPVGASPISIHAGDLDRDGDLDLATADRMESSATVLFNNGDGTFTPDSVYPVGSYSTAIEIEDIDGDGHLDLIVSNGDPDNVSVLLNNGDGTFAPRTDYYVGPSPWGVCAADLDNDGDMDLVTPVWGVWQSAIVLLNDGTGAFTWSEKYYLGPDPREIYVTDLDGDGDADLVSANSSWPTDSGSMSFVKNNGNATFAPQMTYGVGGEPWTAYAADLTGDGSQDVIIGNTRSGTISLFFNNGSATFPPRSSYEVAPGPAAVVAADFDGDGDLDVATAGYGAGNVSILINTNIPHFLAHGPVQNALNVPVSAPVSVTFDIDMDGAVFDSATMPVNGTSMGLYDGIYSYDDQTRTVTFDPATDWPAGEVVTVTLTTDILSYHGLPLESSHCWSFTATAAHEAGYFEPQVSYAVGDEPMSVAVADLDDDGDLDAVTANRSSNSVSVLLNDGEGTLVPFSAYPAGDDPVAVIAADLDADGHPDLATANELSDDVSVLLGRGDGSFEAQTAFSIGGRPTFLCAVDLDRDADLDLAVTNADSDAATILLNAGDGTFTNSGSYPTGDAAGIVAADLDTDGDMDLAVSNWSGPPDTVGSVSILLNNGDGTFAAKTDFAAGLGAQFVCASDLDADGDMDLAAVSHYNESVSVLLNNGDGTFEAYTPYAVGEGPRVVVAADFDGDGDPDLAATNYYNYNVSVLASNGDGTFAPQAVYAAGSNPHGLFAADLNGNGTMDVVTANAGSDSLSVLLNQIGTDVEPVPGSILPETYSLEQNYPNPFNPSTRVQFSLPRVTHVRLTVLNVLGQEVVTLVSRTLPPGQYEAEWNGVDAHNEPVATGLYLYRLQAGDYVETRKMMLLK
- a CDS encoding class I SAM-dependent methyltransferase gives rise to the protein MQADNIGFWRRFARHYDGFMARFLPDYGDVVDRLIWDVPYAEHLLEVATGTGTIALALARKVQTVDAVDIAPEMIEIARRKAVQERITNVTFTVQNAYDLEFEGGRVDVVLCVNSLHVMKAPQRALEQIHRVLKPDGTLFALSYCHGENLRSRIASAVVSLAGFRAYQKFTVKSFTELIGHSGFVVVNEDVFRGTPPLAYVTAQRVS